From a region of the Monodelphis domestica isolate mMonDom1 chromosome 8, mMonDom1.pri, whole genome shotgun sequence genome:
- the POU4F1 gene encoding POU domain, class 4, transcription factor 1: MMSMNSKQPHFAMHPTLPEHKYPSLHSSSEAIRRACLPTPPLQSNIFASLDETLLARAEALAAVDIAVSQGKSHPFKPDATYHTMNSVPCTSTSTVPLAHHHHHHHHHHQALEPGDLLDHISSPSLALMAGGGAGGGGGGGGGHEGAGAGGGGGGGGGGGGGPGGGGAGGGGPGGGGGLLGGSAHPHSHMHGLGHLSHPAAAAMNMPSGLPHPGLVAAAAHHGAAAAAAAAAAGQVAAASAAAAVVGAAGLASICDSDTDPRELEAFAERFKQRRIKLGVTQADVGSALANLKIPGVGSLSQSTICRFESLTLSHNNMIALKPILQAWLEEAEGAQREKMNKPELFNGGEKKRKRTSIAAPEKRSLEAYFAVQPRPSSEKIAAIAEKLDLKKNVVRVWFCNQRQKQKRMKFSATY, from the exons ATGATGTCCATGAACAGCAAACAACCGCATTTTGCCATGCATCCCACCCTACCTGAACACAAATACCCCTCTCTACATTCCAGCTCCGAAGCAATACGAAGAGCCTGTCTACCAACTCCACCG CTGCAGAGCAATATCTTCGCCAGCCTGGACGAGACCCTGCTGGCCCGGGCCGAGGCTCTGGCGGCCGTGGACATCGCCGTGTCCCAAGGCAAGAGCCATCCCTTCAAGCCCGATGCCACCTACCACACCATGAACAGCGTGCCCTGCACCTCAACCTCCACCGTGCCGCTGGcgcaccatcaccatcatcaccaccaccaccaccaggcGCTCGAACCCGGGGACCTGTTAGACCacatctcctccccctccctggcGCTCATGGCCGGCGGCGGGGCCGGCGgcgggggcggcggcggcggcgggcaCGAAGGGGCCGGCgcgggaggcggcggcggcgggggcggcggcggcggcggcgggccGGGCGGCGGAGGGGCCGGGGGCGGCGGGCCGGGAGGCGGCGGCGGCCTCCTGGGCGGTTCGGCCCACCCGCACTCGCACATGCACGGTCTGGGCCACCTGTCGCACCCAGCTGCGGCCGCCATGAACATGCCCTCGGGGCTGCCGCACCCGGGGCTGGTGGCAGCGGCGGCGCACCACGGGGCGGCCGCGGCAGCAGCGGCGGCCGCGGCGGGCCAGGTGGCCGCGGCTTCGGCGGCGGCAGCCGTGGTTGGGGCGGCCGGGCTGGCCTCCATCTGCGACTCGGACACGGACCCCCGGGAGCTGGAGGCCTTCGCTGAGCGCTTCAAGCAGCGGCGGATCAAGCTCGGGGTGACGCAGGCCGACGTGGGCTCGGCCCTGGCCAACCTCAAGATCCCCGGGGTGGGCTCGCTGAGCCAGAGCACCATCTGCCGCTTCGAGTCGCTCACGCTGTCGCACAACAACATGATCGCACTGAAGCCCATACTGCAGGCGTGGCTGGAGGAGGCCGAGGGCGCTCAACGCGAGAAAATGAACAAGCCCGAGCTCTTCAACGGAGGCGAGAAGAAGCGCAAGCGGACTTCCATCGCCGCCCCAGAGAAGCGCTCCCTCGAGGCCTACTTCGCCGTGCAGCCCCGGCCCTCCTCCGAGAAGATCGCCGCCATCGCCGAGAAACTGGACCTCAAAAAGAACGTGGTGCGGGTTTGGTTTTGCAACCAGAGACAGAAGCAGAAAAGGATGAAATTCTCCGCCACCTACTGA